ATAACGCTTTCCGTCGGATTTGCTCGTCAATACGAAGCGATAAACAAGGCGCTTCGCATAAACGCCGATTCGTTTTCATTTAAGCTGTTTCGCATGATACGGATCTTCTTTGTGTTCATGGGAGGAAGGCTCCTTACAAGTCCCGGAAGCCTTGAAAATACGGGTCTTGTTTTAAAGACGATATTCACCGATTTTCAGGGGTGGCTTTTATTCGACGGAGGCATTTTGAATTACGGCCTTGCGTCATACGACCTTGGGCTCCTTTTTGTATGCTTCTTCATAATATGGGCTGTAAGCATGATGCAGGAGCGCTTCGGAGTGCGCGAGAGGCTTGCGGGGCAGAATCTCGTTTTCAGGTGGCTAATAATGTACGCCGCCATATTCGCGGTGATCATATTCGGCGAATACGGCATAGGATACGACCCCGCGGCGTTTATATATATGCAGTATTAAGACAGACACCAGGGTTATGACGCCTTTTATGCATTTATTCCGGGATCTAACAATAATAATCGTGCTTTAAGAAGGAGAAGAGCAGTATGATTATTAAATACAATCGCCGTTCTTTATGTATGGGTGATGATGTTGACAACGGAGTATACAAAATTCAGATGTCTGACGACGCAACGCTTGGCGACCTTGTTTTTATACTTCTGAACGGAGGAAACGGCAACGACTGGCCCATTCCTCAGACGTCTGAAATAGGATGGGTCATTTATTCCAACATCGGCAGGATAGCTGACGTTTCATGCGATCAAAAGCAGATAGACTACTGTACCTCAGATAAAACGAAGCTGTCAGAGCTCGGAATCAAGTGGGTATTCGGCGAGCGGACGAATAATACTGCGGATGCTTCAGCGCTGGCAAGAATATTCATGTTTTGATGAAGATAAAAATGAAAATGAAAAATATATGCCTCTGTTGCAGCGAGCTGTAAACGGCAAAAACGAGAGCGTAACGAAATACGCTCTCTTTTATATTATTGGGTCTTGCTGTGCCGAAAGCTTTTCGCGCGGTGCTTGATTGAAAAGGAGCGGCGGCTGTGTTATAATAATATATATTATCGGCTTTTGCAGTACAATGACATAGACAAATCAATAAGCCGTCAATATAATGTGATTTAGTAATAGTAATATTATGGATTATTATACTCCTGTTTCGGGACGCACGAAAAACTAAGGGGGACCATTTGCATGTTAAAGGAGGGGCTTAAAATGATAAGACGAGCGATTTCCTGTCTGCTTTGCGCCCTGCTGCTTTTGACCTTTGTTCCCGCCGGAGCGGCACAGAACACGTCAGACCGGCAGGACGACGTTTGGACCGCCATTGAGGCTTTGGAGCAGGAAAAGCTTGACGAGGCCGTCCGAGAGGGACAGAGCCGGGACGGGCTAAGCGCCTCCGCCGCCTTTTACGCCTCGATTTCGGAGGAAGTGGAGGCAATGGTCACTGCCCGGGAGGACTATGCGCCCGGAAGCGTGTTCCGAAACGGCGATTCCTTCTTTTGGGAGGATACCGACGGGCAGCCCAACGGCTATGACCCGGCGATGCGGGCAAGGCTCTGCAGCGCCGTTCCCAGGTCCGAAGAGGAGCTTGCCGCAGAGCTGCCCAAAGCAGGAGAGAGAACCGCCGTTCTGGCCGGGTCCCCCGACAGCCGGGACGTGGCGGTGCTCATGCCCTGGTATGGGATCGACAGAAGCTTTACGCTGGAGAGCTACTATCGGGGCGTCCAGCTGGCCAACGCCATGGGGGGAGAGTGCCGGCTGTATACCGGAACGGACGTAACCGTCGATTCGGTGGCGGAGGCGCTGACTGCCTGCGGCGTCGTGATCCTTGCTACCCACGGGGACACGGATAAGAGGGATGCCCCCGGAAACACATCATATATCACCATCTTTTCCGGTGAGGGGATCCGGGAGGAGGATAAGAAAGTGGCCCATGGGGCCCAGGGGCAATACTATCACGTAGCGCTTATTGGATACGAAAGCGGGTTTCCGATCTGGTGTGTGGACGGAACGGTCATTGCAGGTCACATGAACTCCGAAGCGTCCGCCGGATATCTGGAACTGTTCGCCTGCTACGGCATGTACACGGACGGTCTGGCCCGCCCCCTCCGGGAGAAGGGGGTCGACGTGATCTCGGGCTACTCCCAGTCGGTGACGTTCACCGCTGCGTATGACTTTGAAAGGCGCTTTGTGGATGCGTTGGTGCAGGGAAAGACAGTGGCGGAGGCCGCCCTGTTTACGAAGCAGAAGATGCGGGAGGATATTTTGGGCTGGCCGGTCTGGACTCGAGAATTGAGCGCATATGATGCCGCCCAGTACGAGGAACTGCTGGCCGCGGACTCCGTGAGTTTTGACCCGTATTCTTCCGTCTCCATGTGTGAATCGGTGGCGAAGGAAAAGGACGCGGCGTTTCTGATCTTCGTCTCTGAACAGGACTCCTATCCGGGCCATGACCATAAGGACGAGTCCCAGACCGTGAAATCCACATGGAAGCTGCCCCTGGACGGGAGCGCCTCCGGGGACCTCTCGGCCAGCGGCAGGGTAGGAAGCAGTTTCCAGGCGTTTTTCCCGGAGGTCAAGGGGCTTACACTTCTTGAGGGCAGCCTTCCCCCGGGGATCGAGATAAAGATGCTGAATATCGACCGTACGGAGCGGCCCTGCCTCACCGGGACGCCTACGAAGCCGGGATACTATGAGGCAAAGTTCCGGGCCCAACTGGATTCCGGAAAAACGGAGACCCGATGGGCAAGGATATATATCATTGATAAAATTGTGAAAACGGAACAGTCTGAGACCGCTGAGGCAGGCAAGGAACAAACCATCGCCTTTTCCTACGGCGGCGGCGAGATCTACTCGGCGGAGCAGATAAGCGGAGAGGTCCCGCCCGGCCTGGCGTTTCTGTGGGACGCCAAGGGAGCCCGCTACTGCGGCGCGCCCGCCAAGCCCGGAACCTACAGGGCGGTGTTCCGCCTTCAGCTGACCAGCGGAAAATGCGCGGAGCATACGATAACCGTTTTGGTCCCCTCCAGGATCGCCGAGTCTGCGGAGAGCTTCTCTCTTCGGAAGGGCGTGGAGGCTTTGGTCCCTCTGGGGGTGGAGGATCCCGGTTCCGTTCTCCAAGCAAGCCTGATCGAGGGACATCTTCCCACGGGCATGGACTGGCAGTTCAGCATGAGCGAGCCCTTGAGCGTCACCGGGACGCCAAAGTCCATCGGGACATGGACGGCGGTATTTCAGATCCTCATGAGTGACGGGACACTGCTCACCCACAGGGTCAACATCCGGGTGTATAAGGAAGCGCCCAGCCTGGAGGAATACGCCGTCGATCTGAGCGGCGGCCCGTTCACCGTGTCCCTGGAGGATCATAACACCTGGCTGGACCGTACCATTGCCTGTGCCGTAAACCCGGGGGAGCAGATCAAGATGAAGGTCAACGGCTCCACGGGAGAGATCCTTCTGGATATGGACAGGGACGGAAGCTGGGACGTATCCGTTATCCGAAGGGGCGGGGGAGCTGTCTATGAGCTTTTGCCCGAAAGCTCCCTCACAGGAGACGACTTCACCCTGACGCTGAACCAGGACGCCCTGGACGCCGCAGATCAGAAGTATCTTACGGATCACACCAAAAAATACGCAAAGACCGTCCGCTTCCACCTCATCGATCGGTATGACCTCTTTGTCGCCGGGACGCAGGTCACCAGCCAAAACAGGACCGACGTGCTTGGAGACGGGGCATTTGCCTTCGACGGCGTGAATACCCTTACCGTCATGGACGATCACTTCACCACAAAGAAGCAGCCTGTGATCCAAAGCGGCCTTAAGGGGCTTGTCATCCGCACGGACGGCCAGACGGAGATAAACAGCGCCGGGCCCTGCATCAAGGCCTCCGCCGACCTGACCATTTCCGGTGGCGGGGATCTGTTCCTCACCTCGGGAGGTTCCGGCGGCAGCGCTGCCGTACAGCTTACCGACGGGGCGAGGCTGGAAGTGAGCAATACAAACCTGGAGGTGACGAATACGGGCACGGGCAGCGGTCTCGCCGGAAGCGGGACAGGGGAGAGGCTAAGCCTCAACCACTCCGATCTCACGGTCAACGCCCCCGGCGGAGCCGCCAAAGGCTTTGATGGCAGTTTGTGGCTCAGCCGATGCCTTGCGGCGGAGCCGAAGCACGCGATCGCCGTGAAGCCTGAGATTAGGGATGCCGGGGGGACCCCGGTCACGCACCTTATCGTCACCCCATTCGAGACAAAATACAATCTAGAGATCAACGGCGTCACAGTGACGAACCGGAACATGGAGGACGTTCTCGGAGACGGGACGTTTACCTACGACGTGTACGGGGCTCTGACCGTCAACCGGGACTATACCCAGCCGACGGAGATATCGGACCCTGTGATTCGGGTAACGGGAAACGGCCCGATCATCCGAGTCATGGACGACGTGACAATTGAGGCACGGGGGCCGTGTCTGGAGCTTGCGGCTAACGCCAGGATCCGCACCTTTGACGGGACTCTGACTCTGCATTCGACAAACGGCAGCGCCGTGACGGTGACAAACGGCGCCAGACTGACTCTGGACTATGCCGACGTAATTGCCGAGGGCGCGGTGAACGGCATCGCGGGAAGCGGCGGCAGCGAGGTGATTTACCTCGAAGAATCGGCGCTGTCTGCCAAAGGCCAAGCGGCTGCCGTTTCCGGCTTCAAAACGAGCGGCGGCATTTATACGTCCGGTCTCATTTCGCTTGCGGAGCCCGAAGGCGGCAGGATAGAAAACGGCGCTGTGGTCGAAAGCGGAGGCGCATGGGCTAAGGAGGCTTTATTCAAATACTTCAAGACCTTCAACATAATGATCGACGGCATGCCGGTGACTGAGCTTAATATGGAAGATATCCTCGGAAACGGGATATTCTCCTTCGACGGGATAAATACCCTGACGGTACGGGGGGACTATACAAGCGAATTCAACATTATCGAAAACAACATGGACGGCCTGGTGATACGGGTCGAAAAGGACGTTACGCTGCGCACCAAGGGCTACGACGAGTGGAGCATGCCCATGGGAGACCCCATCTTTGCCGGTGCGGATACGACGATCACCGGCCCCGGAAAGCTTGTGCTTATCTCCGGCAGTACGGCCGGGATCTCTGTGCCCTACAACGCCTCCGTGACCATCATGGACGCGGAGGTCACGGCAAAGGGGCCTTACGGGATTCTCGGCGTGGGCGGGCCTGAGACCCTGCATGTGATGGACTCCGTCGTAACGCTGGAGGGCGAGACTGCGGCGATCAAGGGATTTGACGGAGGCCTTAAGTTTACAGGCTGCGTCCTCGCCGATCCGCCCGACGCGGCCATGGAGGACGGCCTGCTTAAATCCGGCGGCGAGACGGTCTTCTCCGCTGTGATCGCACCGGTGGAGATCTCCGTCGTCGGCGAGACGCTTAAATACTCCGTATATCTGCCGCCTGACGCCGGATCTGCTCGCCTCATCGCCGCATGGTACGACTCGGACGGGCGGCAGCAGGGAGCCGTAATGCGGGACACCGAACACGGCGGCCTCATGAAGGGCACGATGCCGGTAAAAGCCGGGCAGGCGGAATACCGTCTGTTTGCTGTGGATACGGAGACATTCGCGCCATTGACCGCGGCGCTGACCTGGAAGGAGTGAAAAAATGGATACAAAGGGGTTGAGAACCATGAAGAATAAGTTGCGGCTGCTGGGGCTGTTTTTGGCCGCAGTGCTGGCGCTCTGTCTGCTGCCGGTCGCCGCCGGAGCGGAGGACGTGTATAATATATGGATCGACGACACGAGGGTGACCTCCGAGAACTGCGGCGACATACTGGGGAACGGGGCCTTTTCCTATGATCCCGTGACCAAAACCCTTACCATTCAGAAAAGCTATGAATTCATACCGAGAAAGGACAAGCCGTGTATCCTATGCGGGATAAAGGATCTTGTGATCTACGTTAAGAACGACTGCACACTGTCCGTCCCCAAAGAAGGATATGCCACATATGAATACTTGTACCATGCAATGTTCAATCTGAGTGCGGACACCACAATCACAGGACCGGGAAGGCTGACCCTTCAGGGCGCACTGCTCCGTCCCTACTCGATAGGAATACTCGTGAGAGACCACAGCCTGACGCTGCAGGACGCCGACATTCTCATAACTGAATGGACTTACGGAATAGCGGGCAACTACGACAGAGCGTCTCTGACGGTGAAAGACACCGCTTTGTCCATCCACCACTGCTATAGCGACGCGCTGGGTTACGGCGAAGGCTGGGTTCACGGCTTCGCGGCGGCCGGCTTCCCGGGCGGGATCACTCTGTCCGGGGAGAGGCTTGCCGATATGCGCCCGATGCCGGACGGGCCGAATGAAGAGATAAAAATGAAGCTCGCTGTGATGTACTCCGAGGAGTGGGAGAGATACAAAGGAATGGCTATCTGCGTCGGTACGGAAGGAGACAACCATTACGGGGATCCTCTTTGGCAGCTGGATCTGGTCCCCGGCTACGATCTTAGGGTCAACGGCGTGTATGTCGACGAGCAGAACAAGAACGACATCCTGGGCAACGGGGCATTTTCCTATGATCCGGGCGCCAATACGCTCCATGTCAAAAAGAGCTTTACACAGACCGCTTCGGCAGTGGAGGAAGAAGGGCTCATTCATAACAGACTTGACGGCCTCATTATCAGCGCGGACACGGACTGCACCCTCAATGGGACGGTCTATGCGGTGCAGACGGAAAGGGATCTCAGGATCTGCGGCGACGGCACCCTCACCCTGAGGGCGGAAGGAACCGACGGCAGCGCAGGAATCCACGTCGTAAACAACTCCAATCTTTCCGTAGAAGACACCAACCTGTACGTTTACGGAGGCAAGCTGGGCGCTGTCTGCGGCGCCAACAAAGACGAGTCTTTGACTGTTGTCAATTCCACACTCTACGCAAGGAGCAACGTGAGCGTAAACGCGATCGGGTATTTACGGGGAGGCATCGACCCGGGCGGGGAGCTCTCAGAGGTGCTTAACATCCCTGCGGGAGGAAAGATCCAAAGCGGCGCCGTAGTCAACGGCGACGGCTCCAATGCCAGAGAGGTTCGGATCCTGCCCGGCAGCTTCAATCTGTGGATCGACGGAACAGGCGTGACCTCTTCGAACCGTGAAGACATTCTCGGAAACGGGGTCTTCTCCTTCGACGGCGTCCGTACGCTGACCATCAAAGGCGACTATACCCAGACCAAGTCCGGAGCTCTCATCCGCAGCGGCGTCAAAGACCTGGTGATACGTGTGGAGGACAGCGCCGCTCTGACGGCGAATAAGACCGGCCTGAACATCCAGGCGGACGCCTCGCTCGAGGGCGGAGGGAAGCTGACAGTCGTGTCTGGTTCGGGATCCGCCATTGCGGTTTCCGGAGGCAGCACCCTCTCCTTTGGCGGCATCAGTCTGGACGCGAAGGGCGTTACCTGCGCCTTGGAGGGAAGCGGCAGCGCCAAGCTTGTAATAAGAGACGCTGAGATAAAGGCAAAGGGCGGGACTGCCGCCGTCAGCGGCTTCGGCGGCGGTATACAGGCCGCAAATCCCACGTTGACCCGGATCGTCTACCCGGTGGGAGGCATGTTCAAAGACGGCGCGGTGACGGACAGCTTGGGGAACCATTCGAAGGAAGCCACTATAAAGACGATCAAGGCTTTTAAGCTCAACATCGACGGCTTGCAGGTAACAGAGGAAAATATGTCCGACGTGCTGGGAAACGGCGTGTTCTCCTTCGACGGTGACCATACCCTCACCATAAACGGCGACTATACCGGAAGTTATATAATAATTGACAGTTCGATCTTTGGACTTGTGATCCGGGTTGCAAAAGATTCCACGCTGCAAATGTCAGAATCTGCCATGGGCTTTCCCATCTTCTTAAGAGGGGACACCACCATAACCGGCCCGGGCAAGCTGACGCTGGTCGCTATGAACTATAACAGCGGACTGGAGATGGGCTCCGGAGACCTGACCCTGAAAAGTCTGGATCTGACGGTTAAAGACGGGAACGCAGGCATTCATGGCAGCGGGAGCTGGAGTCCCGGGAAGCTGACCATAGACGGCAGCACCGTCCATGCCAACGTCAACAACACCTGGAATACGCCGATCGACGGTTTTCAAAACGGTATTGAGTTGATAAACAGCGTGATCGCCGCTCCTGAGGACGGGATCGTGAAGGACGGCAGGATATTAAACGGCGACGAGACTCTGCCCGCCGATATACTGATCCGACCTGCTGTGACGATCTCTGTCAGCGGAAACAAACTGGAATACAGTATTGTTTTTCCCTCAAACGGGGAGCCCGCCCGGTTGATCGCCGCCTGGTATGACTCAGGCGGAAAAATGCTGGGCTGCTCCGTAAACAACGTGACGCAGGACGGCCCAAAGACCGGTACGATCACAGTGAAGGAAAGCCAGAAGGAGTATCGGCTGTTCGTGCTGGACAAGAACGGCAAGCCGCTTACGGCTGTCGCCTCTTTGAAACCGTGACAAATGTGCGCCGCCATATTTGCGGTGATGTTATTTTATGAATTCGGCGAATGATACGCCCCAGCGGCGTTTATATATCAGAAGCATTAGGATGTTTATAACGGCATATACAAAATCCGGACGCCTGATGACGCAGCTCTCGGCGACTTGAGATGAAGATGAAAAAATATGTCCTATTATCGCAAACTGTAAATGCGGATAAATCGTTTTTTTAGGAGCAGGAATATGAAGCTGTCAAAAATATTCGAGGAAAAGCCCAAAAGGTGGGGACTGCGGGGAGATCCGTATTTTTGGGATCACTTAAAAAAACTTGCAAAGAATATGGATATCCATTCTCCCGATGAACTGGAAGAATGGATAAAAAAAGAATACTTTTCGCTTTCGGGCAAGGCCATGACAGACAATTACGGCGATTTTGCCGTAATAGAGCAATTCGCTCACGGAGGAATGAGCTCCGGAGGCGTTGATAACGAATGGTGGATGGAAGAAGGGATACCGCTGCTTAAAAGCAGGCTGACCGATTTCTGACGATTCGGCTTGATATAAAAACAGGCGAAAAAAGAGAGAGCGCAGTAAAATACGCTCTCTTTTTTGTTTTTTGGGCTTATCAGCCTTTTATGAGCCGCTGCATCATCGTGTATCCCGGCTCAACGTATATTCCCGAGGCTTTCGCCGTCGTTTCGTTGTAGCGGGGCGCGCCCTTTTGCGCCTTCGTCGAATCGTATAGCATGAACGGCACGGCGTCGTGCGTATGAGTGCGCACGGACATCGGCGTAGGGTGGTCGGGCATTATGAGTATGCGGTGCGCTATGCCCTCGCGGTCAAGGCCGTCCTTTATGAAGCCGATGACTTCGTTTATCTTTTCGACCGACTTTATCTTGTTGTCAAGCTCTCCGCGGTGTCCGCTCTCGTCGGGCGCCTCTATGTGTATGTAAACGAAGTCGTCGCCCGATAAAAGCGCCGAAAGCGCGGCTTTTGCCTTGCCCATGAAGTTGGTCTTTATATTGCCCGTCGCTCCCTCTACGTCTATAGCGCGAAGGCCCGCCGCTTTGCCTATGCCCTTTATCAGATCGACTGCCGATATGACGCTGCCGCTTATACCGAACTTTTCTTTGAAAGAGTCAAGCTGCGGCTTTTTTCCTTCTCCCCATATCCATGCGGAATTGGCGGGATGAAGACCGCGCTTTATGCGTTCGAGATTTACGGGATGCTTTTTTAAGATATCGTGTGAGCGCTTCATAAGATCGAGTATCATATCGTCGTCGGGAAGATACTCGGCTATCTTCTTTCCCGAAATATCGTGCGGAGGAGTAAGCTTATACTTCTTTGTGTCATCGTGAAGAAGCAATATGTGACGATAGCTTATTCCGGCGTAGAATTTTTTC
This DNA window, taken from Clostridia bacterium, encodes the following:
- a CDS encoding cofactor-independent phosphoglycerate mutase, which codes for MKYIVMLGDGMADYPIEELGKKTILEYAKTPVFDKLAPVSEIGLCKSVPDDMPAGSDVANLSIMGYDPKIYHTGRSPLEALSIGVPMGAHDLSFRTNLVTLSDEENYEDKTMVDYSSDEISTEESSKLIAALDEAFEDETKKFYAGISYRHILLLHDDTKKYKLTPPHDISGKKIAEYLPDDDMILDLMKRSHDILKKHPVNLERIKRGLHPANSAWIWGEGKKPQLDSFKEKFGISGSVISAVDLIKGIGKAAGLRAIDVEGATGNIKTNFMGKAKAALSALLSGDDFVYIHIEAPDESGHRGELDNKIKSVEKINEVIGFIKDGLDREGIAHRILIMPDHPTPMSVRTHTHDAVPFMLYDSTKAQKGAPRYNETTAKASGIYVEPGYTMMQRLIKG